The DNA region CACCACCAACGGAGCCCATTTGGAAGGGCCCGGGGGGGATATAACCAGTTTTACACCCGAAACCGAGGTGTCGGCCGAGCCGGGAAGGATAGACGGGAACAATGTGAACCTGGACAAGGAAATAGCCGCCCTGCAGGAAAACTCCATTATGTACCAGGCAGTGCTGAACGCCCGGAGCAAACGCGGGCAGATAATCAGCGAGACAATTGACATGGCCGGAAGATAGGAAAATATTTAAGGTAAAGGAAAATGTCTGATCTAAAGATTTTTAGCGGGATGGAGCCGATAGGCTCCGCCCTGAAGGTGGGGAAAAAGACGGAAGCGGACGGGGGCAAGTTCGCCAACACCCTTTCGGACGCGATAAAAGAAGTCAACGACATGCAGATCAACGCCGACAAGGCGATAGAAGACCTTGTCACCGGCAAGTCGAAAAACATCCACGAGACTATGATCACCTTGAGCAAGGCCGAGGTGGCGATGAAACTCACCTTGCAGGTGCGCAACAAGGTGATTGAAGCTTACAAGGAAGTGATGAACACCTCGATGTAGGTGGATTGATAATAAACGCTCCGGGGCGGATAACACCCCCGGAGCGCCAGCCGTTGGCCGCTATTTGAAAGCCCCCGCGTAATCTTTCGCGAAATCACCGAACGAGCGCGCCGCTTTGCCGGTGATGTTTTTAATATCGCCGGTGACTGTGGCGGTGTGGCCAGCCTTGTTGACCGCGTAAAGTTCCAGCAAGCCATCCACCATCCAGTCCGGAATCCCCATGGCAGCCATCCCTTCACGCGCCTTTGATTCGGGAATGTCCACATAAGCCACGTTCTTTCCGGCGGCTGAAGAGAGCGTTTGGGCGGCCTGATGGTTTGTTATCGCCGCAGGACCTGTGAGAGTGTACGCTTTTCCTGCGTGCGCGGCGGGATTGACGAGGATTTCCGCCGCCGCATCGGCGATGTCCCGGGTGTCCACAAAACTGACCGCTCCATTGCCGTGGGGTAAATAGAAGGCCCCTTGCTCCTTGATGGAATGGGAATGGAAGTTGACGTAGTTTTGCATGAACGAATTTGGCCGAAGATGGGTCCATGCGACACCTGATTCTTCAACGGCCCGTTCCGCCGCGCGGTGCCATTTGGCCAATGTGATCTGCTCGTGTTCCGCCCCCATTCCGGACAGCCGGACGATATGGGATATCCCCGCATGTTTGGCGGCCGCCGCGATGCCTGATGTGAGCTGGGCCATTTGAGGGAAGAAGGGAGTAAGCAGGAACAGGGCTTTTCCACCTTCAAAGACCCGGTTTAAAGCGGCGTGCCCGGTCATCTCCGCATTGACCGCATCAATGCCCTTGGCGCGTAATGCCGAAGCTTTTTCCGCCGAGTGTGTGACTGCGGTAAAGTTTGCGCCCCGTTTTTGGAGCGCATCCAATAACGGCGTCCCGATGTTGCCCGTGGCGCCTGTAACGATGATTTTCCCGGCCATGATCCTTGTCCTTTCGCCAAATGTTTTTCATCAATATTGATTGGATGATAGGCTTTTGATATATAATGTCAACTAGTGAGCTATATTGAAACTAGTTACATTTTATATACCATAGAGGCAAGGCCACCCCATGAAAAACGGCGCCAAGGGCGATTGTGATCCGTTCTGCCCCGTCCGCAAGACCATGGAAATCATCCAGGGCAAATGGACCCTCTTGATCCTTCGCGACCTGATGGCAGGCCCGCGCAGGTTCGGCCAGTTGCGCCGGTCATTGGATGGCGTCAGCCCGCGCACGTTGTCCGCCAGGTTGAAGGAACTGGAGGCGGAAGGGATATTGACCCGCACAATATATGCGGAAATTCCGCCCAGGGTGGAATACCGGTTGACTCCAAATGGATTGGGATTGAAGGGGGTGATCGGCGCCATGGGTGAATGGGGAATGAAATCGGCCCGCAAAAAAAAGCCGGGCTCCAGGGGCGCCCCGTCTCTTACCGCCTGAAACCGCAGAGTTGCAATCTGTTATCCCCTTGTATTAACAGACGATAGTCCGGATCGATTTTTTTTCTAAAGCCGGAGCGTCAAAAATCCGATAGTCATGTTAACAAAGGACGGCTATCGGAAATGCAAATACAAGGTCTGGTTCCAAATAATTTTCGCCATATGGCGCCGTGGCAAGCTCCGGCCGGCCAATCAGGCGGCGCAAACCCGTTCAATGAAGCGCTTATACAGGCGCAACCGGAACAATTAAGCCCGCAACCTTCCTCCGGCGCCGGCAATCAAGGCGTTACCGGCGATGGATCGGATGGAAGCTCGCTGTTTTACGGGCACGTATCGCTGGACTTGAGTTTCTCCATGTCCGAATCGCTTACCCGGCAGACCACATCCTCAGGCCCTGATGGTTACAAAACACTGACCGAAAACATGAGCAGGAGTTTTCAGGCGGGATTGAGCCTGGACTTCTCGTTTTTGCAGCAATTCAGCGGAACTACAGACAAATTAAGCAAAATGGATCAGGCTGTCTTTGGCGAGTGGGGCCAGGCCGCTTCTGACCTGCTGGACATGAATCCGAAAGATTTCCAGGAATTCGTGGCCTCCACCGACAAGCTGTTCAACGAAATTGAAAAAGCGCTTGGCCTTGGTTCCACCGGATTGGACCATGTGGCGCAGTTCTTCACCGATCAGGTGAAAGGTTTCCTTGGCGACGTGAAGGCCCAGATGGACCAATTCGAGAAAAATCCAATCGGACAGGGCAACGATATCGGGCTTAACATTCCCGCCCTGTTCGACAAGGCGAAACAGGCGATGCCCGGCGACCTGCAGAAATTCCTGGAAGATCAAATTGCCCGGCAGTCTTCCGAAGATCCGAAATCGGAGCTTTTGAAAAAACTGCAGGAGATTTATAAGCGCCTTTTGGACCGACTGAATAACCCAGAGGACCCTAAGGCAATAAACGACGGTTCCGCGAATCAATCAGGGCTGGACATACCTCCGCCGCCACCGCCACCCCCGGGAAGCGATGGGGCGTCCGCGGTTCCGGAGGAGGAAGGGGCCGCAAGTGATAAAGACCCGGGCGGGGAGGAACAGTATTTGTCTTTCTCCTATTTCCAGAAAAAGACGGTGTCAATCTCGGCTTACCTTGAAACCATAAGCCAGAAGGATCCAGGCGGCAACGAACCGGGACAGGCCACCTCCATTACGGCCTGACTGGCTCCGCCACCGTCCCTTCTTACAGGCCTATCTATATCCCCTTCCGGAAAGAGCCGGAGCCCTATGAGCCTTGAATTCGGGCTTAAGGCTCAAGTTGAAAGATTTTTCGACAGGGGCGGCAGAAATCTGGACATCAAAAGCGGAGGCTTCCGGATCACCCTTCATCCTGTAATGCCAGGACATCAGCTTATAGGCGCCTGTTGGAATATCCTTCAATTTTCCCTTGCCGTCGGTCCCTGTGATGGTGAAATAAGGGGTGTCCACCACATATAAGTAGGCGGACATCCAGTCATGTATGTTGCACCCTATGGCAATGGCCCCGGGCTTGTCGAAAACAACTGGATTGGCCGGGGTGCCGATATAGAGCGGAAGCTCGAATGTCTTGGTTGGTGATAACGAATAGACATGATGGCGGATATTGTCCCTGTTTGGGAATTGGACCGCCACTCCGGTCTGGGCCGCCAGCACCAGAGGGACAAACTCCTTGTTCACCTGGTCCATTATCGTCAGTTTGCCGCTTTCCAGGCGAGGCGCCTTGCCGCTGACCGGTACGGCGAATATCACAGCTTTGTTCAATGGGGCGCCGTTGGAGTCCAAGACCGTCGCCGATATCTCCCCCGCATCCGCATTGCCGCCAAATAAGATCAATACCGCGATGAACGCAACCGCGATCAGCGCCGGAGCGTGAAGGGGCGATTTGGCGGATATTCCGGGTTTGCGCGCGTCAGAAAGCATACGCCGCCCCAAACCTGAAGATGTTGTTTTCATAATTCGCCCAGCTCGAGTTTGTGTTGACGCGCAGATAGTCCAGATTAAGGGAAAATTGGCGGTATATTTCCCGGCTTAGCCCTATGTTGAAGGATTGGGTGTCGGCCTGATATCTAGCGGTGGCGTAATTGGAAAAAACATGGTCGTACCAGATTGATGTCCTGGAGTTGCGCAGAGAGGCGCCCGGGACAAAGTCCACCGCCACCTCCCCGCGCCGGAAGCGGTATTCGAATATAAGATTGTCCGCCTCGGTCAACAGGAAAGAGAGACGGGCCAGAACGGTGTTCCCGGAAGTGTCATACGGATTTGAATAGCTTCCTGGACTGCAATCCGTGGTTTTACCGTCCGACCCGCAATAAGCCTCAAATGTTTCTCGGGGGGAATTTCTGTCGTATTCGTATCCTATCAGCATATTCAGCCGCTCGGTGGCCCATAGCGAGCCGGTCAGCCCAGCCGTCAGCGAATTGATGTCGCGGTGATTGTCCTTGAAGTCTTCTATCCGGTATGAGGCCCGCATGTCCATCCGAAGGGACTGCGGCCCGACGCCGAACTTGTGTCCCAGGTTGAGCGAAAGTCCGCCGGACATTCTGCTTAATCCGTCATACTCGGAGACAGTGGCGTTTTCCAGATCAACATCAATGGAAGCGCCGGTGTATGTGGCTATCTGTTCGAAATATCCCAGGGAAGCGCCGGCGATATACGCAGTTCCGGTTTTCATGCCGGCGGCGGCCTTGGTATTGTTGATGTTGTCGTTCCTCTCCGCCAGAGCACGTAAATCTAAAAGCCAACTTGCCTCCGCGCATTTTGGCCCCAGCGTGGACATGGAAAGGATTGTGGCCAGCAACACCGTTGGCAATGATGAAACGAAGCTCGTGAAACAAATTTTTTTTCTCAAAGTGGCCAGCTCCCCATAGGCTGGTTAGAAGATACAATACGCCGCGTAATAATGCAACACAATCGGCGGCTCCGTTGCCGGCCTGCGCATATCGGCTTATCCTGCTTTTGCGCGGCAATTTCCACAACATTTCATGGGTACTGCCGCCAAATAGCTTGACTTCACCTCCTGTTGAAATATCATCCTTTCAAGGTGGATGTTGGCCTGGGGCTGGAACCGGCGGAGCATGCGGGACGGCGGCGCATTGTCCATTGATATGTTTCATTATTGAAAGCCAAAAGGCGGACACAGAGGGCGATTGTTAAAATTCCGGAGCTTTCGGGCACGCATCCTCGCCCTGTTCCTGATATTGCTGGCCATCGTCCAGTCGGCCGTCTTCGTGGCGGTGAACAGGGCGAACATAAATAGCGCCACCGCGCAAATAGAGAGCGCCCTGGCCGTCACCGCCGGGGTCCTCAGGCAGATTGTCCACGAAAGGAACAGGAGCCTGGTCGAGTCCGCCAAGGTCATGTCGGGTGATTATGCGTTCAAGCAGGCCATCGCCACACATGATCAGGGCACCATTATATCGGTCCTGAACAACCATAAGGCCCGCATAGGCGCCGATGTGATGCTGCTGGTCTCTTTCGATGTGGACATAATAGCGGACACGCTTCATCCCAATCAGGCCGGAGGCAGATTCCACGATGAGAGGATCATCAAGTCCGCCGAGTCCAACGAGCGGGGGGAAGCGGCGTCCATCGTGATGATAGACGGCAAAGCATACCAGATGGCCGTCGTCCCATTGCTCATCCCGGCGCCTGAGGCATGGGTTCTTGTGGGATTTGACGTCAATGAGGTGTTCGCCAAAGAGCTGGAGAGGCTCACCCAGTCGCAAATATCCTTTGCGGTAAGCGAAAGCGGAAAGCCGGGCTGGGAAGTATTCGCCTCAACCCTGCCAGCCCAGCCGCGTAAAACACTGCCGCCGCTCTTGAACGACAAGACCCTTGTCGCCGGCAAGGGGGCGACAATTGTCATGGACGGTGTGGAGCATGTTTCTTTCGTGGTCTCCCTGCTCGACACAAACCAGGCCAAGGTCTCCGTGATACTCCAAAGGCCGCTGGCGGACGCGCTGGCGCCGTATTTCAGGCTGAGGATAGTCCTTGCGGCGCTGTTCATAGTGGGGCTGGCTTTCTTCGCCCTTGGAGGCAATTTCCTGGCCGGCACGGTGACAAGGCCGGTGAACAAGCTTGTGCGGATGAGCCGCAAAGTCGAGGAGGGGGACTATACCGTATCCGTCGAGATAGCGCAGAAGGACGAGCTTGGAAAACTCGGGGCCGCGTTCAACAACATGGTCAAGGGGCTCGCGGAACGTGACCGCGTCCAGAACATTCTTGGAAAGGTGGTGTCGGTGGCGGTGGCCGAGGAGCTTTTGAGCAAGGGATATGACCTGGGGGGCGAAGACAAGGAAGTGACTGTGCTTTTCACCGACCTGCGGGACTTCACCACGCTGAGCGAAAAGCACACCGCGCGCGAAATACTTTCGATCCTCAACGTTTATTTCACCGGGATCACCTCCGTGGTGGAGGCGTCCGGTGGAGTGGTGGACAAATATATCGGAGACGCCATGATGGCCCTTTTCGGCGCGCCGCTGACCCATAAGGACGACGCGGAACAGGCTGTGGCCGCCGCGCTGGAAATGATAAAGACCCTGGGCCGGATAAATGAGGAGTTTGTGGCGAGGGGATTCCAGAAGCTGGAAATGGGCGTGGGGATAAACACCGCCATGGTGTTGGCCGGGAACATGGGATCGAAGACCAGGCTCAATTACACGGTCATCGGGGACGGCGTCAATCTCGCGTCGAGAATAGAGGGCCTTTGCAAGAAATACGGGGTGGCCGTTCTGGTGAGCGGCACCACAAGGGAAAAAGCCCACTCATTCGTATATCGAGAGATTGACAGGGTCCGGGTCAAAGGCAAGACAGAGCCTGTGGTCATATATGAGCCTGCAGGCAAAAGCGGGGAGATGGATCCCGCGGCGCTGGAAATGGTGAATACGCACAATTCCGCCATCGAATTGTACCGCGCGCGGCGGTGGGACGAGGCCAAAAATATTTTCAGCGGGATTTGCGGGAATGCTTTGGCCAACCCAAAGCTGTGCTCTCTTTACCTGGAGCGCATAGACGGGCACATGGCCAATCCGCCGGGAGAGGACTGGAGCGGGATCAGCGATCTGCGCGAAAAATAAAGTATCCTATCGGCTGTATTTCAGAGCTTCGAGTTCCAGAGGACGCTGGGCAAGTCATTTTTTACGCCATGGCTATATAAAGGTTCATAGCGAAGAAGGGGAAGGGAGCAGGTTCACCGTGCAGATTCCGCTTGGAATCAGATTCCCGGCCAAAGTGGAGCAATCCATGGAAAGCACAGCCTACCCGCTTCGTTCAAAGGCAATAATAGACGAGGCGCGGGAATGGCTTCCGGATGACGGAATCAAGGAAAGCAACATCGCTCCCGTCACTTCCGATCGTTTGGGCCGGATAGTGGTGGCCGAGGACAACGCAGACATGCGCGAGTACATAAGCCGCCTTGTCCGGGATGCCGGGTAATGCCGTGCTGACCGCGCAGGACGGAGAAGAAGCGCTTGCGGCCTGCCTTGCGGACCCGCCAGACCTGATCCTGTCCGACATCATGATGCCCAAGCTGGACGGTTTCGGTCTTCTGCGGAAACTCCGCGCCGAGGAGCGCACCGCCACGCTTCCCATCATTATGCTTTCGGCCCGGGCGGGGGAGGAAGCGCGGATCGGCGGCATCGCCAAAGGGGCGGACGACTATCTTGCAAAACCGTTCCATGCCCGAGAACTTGTGTCGCGGGCGCGCCGGGAAGTGGAGTGTGAACTTCGCCAGGCGAAGGACGCCGCCGCCGAAATGAAAAAGATCAGCTTGAGCAACAACGTGCCGCCGGAAACCGTGGCGCAGGCGGATCCGGAGCTGCTTGGCGAGGCGCTCCACAACATCGTGGTCAACGCCATAAAATTCACCCACGAAGGGGGCTGTGTGC from Nitrospinota bacterium includes:
- the flgB gene encoding flagellar basal body rod protein FlgB, whose product is MGIVNDILYSSNTGKLTNKALDIYAQRALLLTSNVANVETPGYKSVDMKPFENQLKDAMRSTMKMSTTNGAHLEGPGGDITSFTPETEVSAEPGRIDGNNVNLDKEIAALQENSIMYQAVLNARSKRGQIISETIDMAGR
- the fliE gene encoding flagellar hook-basal body complex protein FliE, with the protein product MSDLKIFSGMEPIGSALKVGKKTEADGGKFANTLSDAIKEVNDMQINADKAIEDLVTGKSKNIHETMITLSKAEVAMKLTLQVRNKVIEAYKEVMNTSM
- a CDS encoding SDR family oxidoreductase, whose translation is MAGKIIVTGATGNIGTPLLDALQKRGANFTAVTHSAEKASALRAKGIDAVNAEMTGHAALNRVFEGGKALFLLTPFFPQMAQLTSGIAAAAKHAGISHIVRLSGMGAEHEQITLAKWHRAAERAVEESGVAWTHLRPNSFMQNYVNFHSHSIKEQGAFYLPHGNGAVSFVDTRDIADAAAEILVNPAAHAGKAYTLTGPAAITNHQAAQTLSSAAGKNVAYVDIPESKAREGMAAMGIPDWMVDGLLELYAVNKAGHTATVTGDIKNITGKAARSFGDFAKDYAGAFK
- a CDS encoding helix-turn-helix transcriptional regulator yields the protein MKNGAKGDCDPFCPVRKTMEIIQGKWTLLILRDLMAGPRRFGQLRRSLDGVSPRTLSARLKELEAEGILTRTIYAEIPPRVEYRLTPNGLGLKGVIGAMGEWGMKSARKKKPGSRGAPSLTA
- a CDS encoding methylamine utilization protein, coding for MLSDARKPGISAKSPLHAPALIAVAFIAVLILFGGNADAGEISATVLDSNGAPLNKAVIFAVPVSGKAPRLESGKLTIMDQVNKEFVPLVLAAQTGVAVQFPNRDNIRHHVYSLSPTKTFELPLYIGTPANPVVFDKPGAIAIGCNIHDWMSAYLYVVDTPYFTITGTDGKGKLKDIPTGAYKLMSWHYRMKGDPEASAFDVQISAAPVEKSFNLSLKPEFKAHRAPALSGRGYR
- a CDS encoding HAMP domain-containing protein; its protein translation is MLKFRSFRARILALFLILLAIVQSAVFVAVNRANINSATAQIESALAVTAGVLRQIVHERNRSLVESAKVMSGDYAFKQAIATHDQGTIISVLNNHKARIGADVMLLVSFDVDIIADTLHPNQAGGRFHDERIIKSAESNERGEAASIVMIDGKAYQMAVVPLLIPAPEAWVLVGFDVNEVFAKELERLTQSQISFAVSESGKPGWEVFASTLPAQPRKTLPPLLNDKTLVAGKGATIVMDGVEHVSFVVSLLDTNQAKVSVILQRPLADALAPYFRLRIVLAALFIVGLAFFALGGNFLAGTVTRPVNKLVRMSRKVEEGDYTVSVEIAQKDELGKLGAAFNNMVKGLAERDRVQNILGKVVSVAVAEELLSKGYDLGGEDKEVTVLFTDLRDFTTLSEKHTAREILSILNVYFTGITSVVEASGGVVDKYIGDAMMALFGAPLTHKDDAEQAVAAALEMIKTLGRINEEFVARGFQKLEMGVGINTAMVLAGNMGSKTRLNYTVIGDGVNLASRIEGLCKKYGVAVLVSGTTREKAHSFVYREIDRVRVKGKTEPVVIYEPAGKSGEMDPAALEMVNTHNSAIELYRARRWDEAKNIFSGICGNALANPKLCSLYLERIDGHMANPPGEDWSGISDLREK
- a CDS encoding response regulator, which translates into the protein MLTAQDGEEALAACLADPPDLILSDIMMPKLDGFGLLRKLRAEERTATLPIIMLSARAGEEARIGGIAKGADDYLAKPFHARELVSRARREVECELRQAKDAAAEMKKISLSNNVPPETVAQADPELLGEALHNIVVNAIKFTHEGGCVRVFTPEDNVIAVEDNGIGVNPGMINKLFTADGAISSPGTAGESGTGLGLLLCSDVIKAHGGVISVKSEPGKGSVFSIHLPQPTRKTG